In Nitrospirota bacterium, a single genomic region encodes these proteins:
- a CDS encoding histidine kinase — translation MGMRKSSASARGRKPPASSEIPPADRRRGPRHPKEIQSLIDALNTLARKGPAARLTLDPDAPLHLQDLARAVNRILEERQAALELLSSHESQLIQAEKLVSLGTLTAGIAHEINNPMAFLQNNLAVLARYVRSLITVLRAYRTLEDRAGRLPQGDLQESLADIRRIRESEKMDRITGDLGDLVRESHEGADRISKIVSDLREFAHVDESEIEPTDINAILDSALGIMANELRHKAEIAKEYGSVSKIPCAPRRLTQVFLNLLLNAAQAISTQGTIRLRTRESNGTVRVEIEDTGAGIAAEHMPHLFEPFFTTKPAGKGMGLGLYLSYRIVERMGGTLEAESQLGVGSTFRVVLPADRGAVL, via the coding sequence ATGGGGATGCGGAAATCGAGCGCATCGGCGCGGGGTCGGAAGCCGCCCGCGTCATCCGAAATCCCTCCCGCCGATCGTCGCCGCGGCCCTCGGCATCCGAAGGAAATCCAGTCGCTCATCGACGCCCTGAACACCTTGGCCCGAAAAGGCCCCGCCGCGAGGCTGACATTGGACCCGGACGCGCCGCTTCATCTTCAGGATCTCGCGCGGGCCGTGAACCGGATTCTCGAGGAACGCCAGGCGGCGCTGGAGCTTCTGAGCTCCCACGAATCGCAGCTCATTCAAGCGGAGAAATTGGTCTCCCTCGGAACGCTCACGGCGGGCATCGCGCACGAGATCAACAATCCCATGGCCTTTCTCCAGAACAACCTCGCCGTGCTGGCCCGATACGTTCGCAGCCTGATCACCGTGTTGCGGGCGTATCGAACCCTGGAGGACAGGGCGGGCCGGTTACCCCAGGGCGATCTCCAGGAATCGCTCGCCGACATCCGCCGAATTCGCGAGTCGGAGAAGATGGATCGGATCACCGGGGATCTGGGGGACCTCGTTCGGGAATCGCACGAAGGGGCCGACCGAATCTCGAAGATCGTGTCGGACCTCCGCGAGTTCGCCCACGTGGATGAAAGCGAAATCGAGCCGACGGACATCAACGCCATACTCGACTCCGCCCTGGGAATCATGGCCAATGAACTTCGACACAAAGCCGAAATCGCGAAGGAGTACGGTAGCGTTTCCAAAATCCCCTGCGCGCCCCGCCGTCTCACTCAAGTGTTTCTCAATCTTCTGTTGAACGCCGCCCAGGCGATCTCGACGCAGGGAACCATTCGGCTCCGAACCCGGGAATCAAACGGCACGGTGAGAGTCGAGATCGAAGACACCGGAGCCGGCATCGCCGCCGAACACATGCCGCATTTGTTCGAACCCTTCTTCACCACAAAGCCCGCGGGGAAGGGAATGGGGCTGGGCCTCTATCTCTCCTACCGCATCGTGGAACGCATGGGAGGAACGCTGGAGGCAGAGAGCCAACTGGGCGTCGGCTCCACGTTCCGCGTGGTCCTACCGGCGGATCGCGGAGCGGTCCTGTAG
- a CDS encoding sigma-54-dependent Fis family transcriptional regulator yields METLLVIDDERNICTSLARLFEPEGYHVAWVTEAREALPKFHEVHPHGVLLDLKMPELDGLQVLEALKASDAGVPVVIMTAYGTVKSAVDAMKKGAYDYILKPFSEDEIRLVVARALETHRLRREVGELKAKWSKQFELEARMGSSSAVQAVIRQVNAVAATDTTVLLMGESGTGKELVAQAIHERSARREKPFVPVDCAALPENLVEAELFGHEKGAYTGAVTSEIGKVEMADGGTLFFDEIGDLTAKLQPKLLRFLETRRFMRLGGRKQETANVRIVAATNAPLDKLVREKTFRADLFHRLNEFPILLPPLRHRKEDLAAIARGFLPDVASQCGKKRLEISADALKKLKSHAWPGNARELRNVLKRAGVTSAERIEAADIVLDGTGEMAEESSRSVRIQIEAGRPLKEITDTALRDVEREAIREAMEQSGGHRGKAAFLLGIDAKTLYNKLRGIG; encoded by the coding sequence ATGGAGACACTCTTGGTGATCGATGATGAGCGAAACATCTGCACCTCCCTCGCCCGTCTCTTCGAGCCGGAAGGTTACCATGTCGCCTGGGTCACCGAGGCCCGGGAAGCCCTCCCGAAGTTCCACGAAGTCCATCCTCACGGTGTGTTATTGGACCTCAAAATGCCGGAACTGGACGGCCTGCAGGTGCTCGAAGCGCTGAAGGCCTCGGACGCCGGCGTTCCCGTGGTGATCATGACCGCCTACGGTACGGTGAAATCGGCGGTGGACGCCATGAAGAAGGGGGCCTACGACTACATTCTCAAACCGTTTTCCGAGGATGAGATCCGGCTGGTGGTGGCCCGGGCGCTCGAGACGCATCGGCTCCGAAGAGAAGTGGGCGAACTGAAGGCGAAGTGGTCGAAGCAGTTCGAGCTTGAGGCGCGGATGGGATCGAGTTCCGCCGTGCAGGCCGTGATCCGTCAGGTGAATGCCGTGGCCGCCACGGACACCACCGTGCTGCTGATGGGGGAGAGCGGCACGGGAAAGGAACTGGTGGCGCAGGCGATCCACGAGCGCTCGGCAAGACGGGAAAAGCCGTTCGTTCCGGTGGACTGCGCGGCGCTCCCGGAAAATCTCGTGGAGGCGGAACTCTTCGGGCACGAAAAGGGCGCGTATACCGGCGCCGTCACCTCCGAAATAGGGAAGGTGGAGATGGCCGATGGCGGGACGTTGTTCTTCGACGAGATCGGGGATCTCACCGCCAAGTTGCAGCCGAAACTGCTGCGATTCCTCGAGACGCGGAGGTTCATGCGACTGGGCGGGCGGAAGCAGGAAACGGCAAACGTTCGTATCGTCGCCGCCACCAACGCGCCGCTGGACAAGCTCGTTCGGGAGAAGACGTTTCGGGCCGATCTTTTCCATCGATTGAATGAGTTCCCCATTCTCCTTCCGCCCCTGCGCCATCGGAAGGAAGATTTGGCCGCCATCGCGCGCGGCTTTCTGCCGGACGTGGCTTCCCAATGCGGGAAGAAACGGCTGGAGATTTCGGCGGACGCGTTGAAGAAGCTGAAGTCGCATGCGTGGCCTGGGAATGCGAGAGAGCTGCGAAACGTCCTCAAACGGGCGGGTGTGACCTCGGCGGAGCGGATCGAGGCGGCGGACATTGTCCTCGACGGAACCGGCGAAATGGCGGAGGAAAGTTCTCGGTCCGTACGAATTCAGATTGAGGCCGGCCGGCCTCTGAAGGAAATCACGGACACGGCACTCCGGGACGTGGAGCGCGAGGCGATCCGGGAGGCAATGGAGCAGTCCGGGGGGCATCGCGGGAAAGCGGCGTTCCTCCTCGGGATCGACGCAAAAACGCTCTACAACAAACTCCGCGGCATCGGCTGA
- the wbaP gene encoding undecaprenyl-phosphate galactose phosphotransferase WbaP, protein MIALVFADLFVLWAIWYFNYWVRREILPQAFFRIGLSLPQNTPEWSHYWRYYYFIFLWPLIFMYLGIYTKRYLFWDEVKQVLKGTTAVFLTLIALLFMTKQSREYSRSILVYSYFMSLIALPAVRFGLKSYFVKIRWWTKNVVILGAAKTGELVAQGLARHAYLGYMPVGFLDDDPAKQGKTIAGLTVIGPLERLPAVLEERRIKDIVIAIPTLNRNRLTQLISWSEDRLDSIKVVPDFFGLATSGAETQALDSALMINMKNNLNKRLNQGLKRAFDLLLGYVMLLVLIPVLALVALLIRLDSPGPIIYGHRRMGQNGRKFWCLKFRTMVERADQMLQDHLAQNPQAQREWDANFKLREDPRVTRLGGFLRKYSIDELPQLLNVLRGDMSLIGPRPIVEGEIPKYQADIDMYYKVRPGITGIWQVSGRNDVDYGERIKLDSWYVRNWSLWLDTVILLRTIRTVLGREGAY, encoded by the coding sequence GTGATTGCCCTCGTTTTTGCGGACCTCTTCGTCCTCTGGGCCATCTGGTATTTCAACTACTGGGTCCGCAGAGAGATCCTTCCGCAAGCCTTCTTTCGAATCGGCCTGTCGCTGCCGCAAAACACCCCTGAGTGGTCACACTACTGGCGATACTACTACTTCATCTTCCTCTGGCCTCTGATCTTCATGTACCTCGGCATCTACACCAAACGGTACCTCTTCTGGGACGAGGTCAAGCAGGTCCTGAAAGGGACGACCGCGGTTTTCCTCACCCTGATCGCGCTCCTGTTCATGACGAAGCAGTCGAGGGAATACTCCCGATCCATTCTCGTATACTCCTATTTCATGAGCTTGATCGCGCTGCCCGCCGTTCGATTCGGGCTGAAATCGTATTTTGTGAAGATCCGCTGGTGGACCAAGAACGTGGTGATCCTTGGCGCGGCGAAAACCGGCGAACTGGTCGCGCAGGGATTGGCGCGACATGCCTATCTGGGCTACATGCCCGTGGGCTTTTTGGATGACGATCCGGCGAAACAAGGCAAAACGATCGCCGGTCTCACGGTGATCGGCCCGCTGGAACGACTCCCCGCGGTGCTGGAGGAAAGGCGCATCAAGGACATCGTCATCGCCATTCCGACGCTTAATCGAAACCGGCTCACCCAGCTGATCTCGTGGAGCGAGGACCGGCTGGACAGCATCAAGGTTGTCCCGGATTTTTTCGGGCTGGCCACGTCCGGCGCGGAAACGCAGGCGCTCGACAGCGCGCTCATGATCAACATGAAGAACAACTTGAACAAGCGGCTGAATCAGGGATTGAAGCGCGCGTTCGACCTTCTGCTGGGTTATGTGATGCTGCTGGTGTTGATCCCGGTGCTGGCCCTCGTAGCCCTCCTCATCCGCCTCGATTCGCCGGGGCCGATTATTTACGGCCATCGCCGGATGGGTCAAAACGGCCGGAAATTCTGGTGCCTCAAGTTCCGCACGATGGTCGAGCGGGCGGATCAGATGCTGCAGGATCATTTGGCCCAAAATCCCCAGGCCCAACGCGAGTGGGATGCAAACTTCAAACTGCGCGAAGACCCGCGCGTAACGCGTCTCGGCGGTTTTCTCCGGAAGTACAGCATCGATGAGCTGCCGCAACTTCTGAACGTGCTCCGTGGCGACATGAGCCTCATCGGCCCCCGCCCCATCGTGGAAGGGGAGATTCCGAAGTATCAAGCGGACATCGACATGTACTACAAGGTTCGTCCCGGCATCACGGGAATTTGGCAGGTAAGCGGGCGGAACGACGTGGACTACGGGGAGAGGATCAAGCTGGACTCCTGGTATGTGCGAAACTGGAGCCTCTGGCTGGACACGGTCATCCTGCTCCGCACGATCCGGACGGTGCTCGGCCGTGAGGGGGCGTATTGA
- a CDS encoding DNA ligase, which produces MPLFTVQKHKATTLHYDFRLEIDGVLKSWAIPKGPSIDPAVKRLAVQVDDHDLDYATFEGVIEEGQYGAGPVIVWDTGIVNFKSQISDLRSDLKKGRLEFELDGKKLKGAFGLFRLKNQEKNWLLMKKKDAHAGKGGEIVAERPESALSDQTIEGIENLYREGKIKPYRCG; this is translated from the coding sequence TTGCCCCTCTTCACCGTTCAGAAGCATAAAGCCACCACTCTCCACTACGACTTCCGGCTTGAAATCGACGGCGTCCTCAAGTCGTGGGCGATTCCCAAGGGGCCCTCGATCGATCCTGCCGTGAAGCGGCTCGCCGTGCAGGTGGACGATCATGACCTGGACTACGCCACATTCGAGGGCGTGATCGAGGAAGGGCAGTACGGCGCCGGGCCGGTGATCGTGTGGGACACGGGCATCGTCAATTTCAAATCTCAGATTTCAGATTTGAGATCGGATTTGAAGAAGGGACGATTGGAGTTTGAGTTGGACGGCAAGAAGCTCAAGGGCGCGTTCGGGCTCTTCAGACTCAAGAACCAGGAGAAGAACTGGCTCTTGATGAAGAAAAAGGACGCCCACGCCGGAAAGGGCGGTGAGATCGTGGCCGAACGGCCCGAGTCGGCCCTCTCCGATCAGACCATCGAGGGGATCGAAAACCTCTACCGAGAGGGAAAGATCAAACCGTATCGGTGTGGGTAG
- a CDS encoding TIGR00730 family Rossman fold protein, with protein MKRNGGRSLRAPALPRHFPHRGGRSLRAPALPRHFPHRGGQIKTVAVFCGSLTSDGDPNYRDARSLGRMLAEAGFQVITGGYQGSMEAVSRGAREAGGPTAGLTTEEFKDYKPNRYLDRVFHHPEIYKRLKRFISMADAFVVLRGGVGTLTELTLIWSLRQAGIVKKPIILLGDFWNRVFAVFGEELLIRDGDYRLVNLAQSPAEAVAMVKRHLLNGRGTRRAEA; from the coding sequence ATGAAACGAAATGGAGGTCGGTCGCTCCGGGCTCCTGCCCTCCCGCGACATTTCCCCCATCGTGGAGGTCGGTCGCTCCGGGCTCCTGCCCTCCCGCGACATTTCCCCCATCGTGGAGGTCAGATCAAGACGGTGGCTGTTTTCTGCGGCTCTCTGACGTCCGACGGCGATCCCAACTACCGCGATGCGCGCTCGCTGGGCCGGATGCTCGCTGAAGCCGGATTCCAAGTCATCACGGGAGGCTACCAGGGCAGCATGGAAGCCGTTTCGCGCGGCGCGAGGGAAGCCGGGGGTCCCACCGCCGGCCTCACCACAGAGGAGTTCAAGGACTACAAGCCCAACCGCTATCTGGACAGGGTCTTCCACCATCCCGAGATCTACAAGAGGCTCAAGCGATTCATTTCGATGGCGGACGCCTTTGTCGTGCTTCGTGGCGGCGTAGGGACGCTCACGGAATTGACACTCATCTGGTCGCTCCGCCAGGCAGGGATCGTCAAGAAACCCATCATCCTCCTCGGCGATTTCTGGAACCGCGTTTTTGCCGTCTTCGGCGAAGAACTCCTCATTCGGGACGGCGACTACCGGCTGGTGAATCTGGCGCAGTCTCCCGCGGAGGCCGTTGCCATGGTCAAGCGGCACCTGCTCAACGGTCGGGGGACCCGGAGAGCGGAGGCCTGA
- a CDS encoding amidohydrolase, with the protein MTAKVIDYFCNVFTPQGLKKIFLDNPEVGSVLKWWNIEDRIKGHSPEAFIDVLDAAGIDKVLIPISALGSYDFPGSVHTVDPEDVIPLTEKYPDRFYGIARLNPYQRMRGVKEIESLVRNYNFKGVFFHPFGFNVPLNGRDVWPFYAKCEELGVPVVAQVGHSAERMPSEMGRPIYIDDIALYFPELKFVASHTGWPWVEELVAVSWKHKNVFIGCAAHAPKYWDPKLVQFMNSRGIGKVMWGTDYPILLHTETLDQVEKLDLKPEACDALLWKTARDVFKL; encoded by the coding sequence GTGACCGCGAAAGTCATCGATTACTTCTGCAACGTCTTCACACCGCAGGGGTTGAAGAAGATCTTCCTCGACAATCCCGAAGTCGGCTCCGTACTCAAATGGTGGAACATCGAGGATCGGATCAAGGGCCATTCTCCCGAGGCGTTCATCGATGTCCTGGACGCCGCCGGAATCGACAAGGTGCTGATCCCGATTTCCGCACTGGGATCGTACGATTTTCCCGGTTCGGTTCATACCGTGGATCCCGAGGACGTGATTCCGCTCACGGAGAAGTACCCGGACCGTTTCTACGGCATCGCCCGCCTGAACCCGTACCAGCGCATGAGGGGCGTGAAGGAAATCGAGAGCCTCGTGCGCAATTACAATTTCAAGGGCGTCTTTTTTCACCCCTTCGGTTTCAACGTACCGCTGAATGGACGGGACGTGTGGCCGTTCTACGCCAAATGCGAAGAACTGGGCGTTCCGGTGGTGGCGCAGGTGGGCCACTCGGCGGAGCGGATGCCCTCCGAGATGGGGCGGCCAATCTACATCGACGACATCGCCCTCTACTTCCCTGAACTGAAATTCGTCGCCTCGCACACGGGCTGGCCGTGGGTGGAAGAATTGGTGGCCGTCTCCTGGAAGCATAAAAACGTCTTCATTGGCTGCGCGGCGCACGCGCCGAAGTATTGGGACCCCAAGCTTGTACAATTCATGAATTCCCGAGGAATCGGCAAGGTAATGTGGGGAACGGACTACCCCATTCTCCTCCACACGGAGACCCTCGATCAGGTCGAGAAGCTCGATCTCAAGCCGGAGGCATGCGACGCCCTCTTGTGGAAGACCGCGCGGGACGTTTTCAAGCTATAG